From the Rhinolophus sinicus isolate RSC01 linkage group LG02, ASM3656204v1, whole genome shotgun sequence genome, one window contains:
- the CBY1 gene encoding protein chibby homolog 1 isoform X2, with the protein MPLFGNTFSPKKTPPRKSASLSNLHNLDRSTREVELGLDYGTPSMNLAGQSLKFENGQWIAETGISGGVDRREAQRLRRRNQQLEEENNLLRLKVDILLDMLSETTAESHLMEKELDELKSVGRRRK; encoded by the exons ATGCCTCTCTTTGGGAATACGTTCAGTCCAAAGAAGACACCCCCTCGGAAGTCTGCTTCTCTCTCCAACCTGCATAAT TTGGATCGCTCAACCCGGGAGGTGGAGCTGGGCCTTGACTATGGAACCCCCAGTATGAACCTGGCGGGGCAAAGCCTGAAGTTTGAAAATGGCCAGTGGATAGCAG AGACAGGGATTAGTGGAGGTGTGGACCGCAGGGAGGCTCAGCGCCTGCGGAGGCGAAACCAGCAGTTGGAGGAAGAGAACAATCTCCTGCGGCTGAAAGTGGACATCCTGCTGGACATG CTCTCTGAGACCACTGCCGAATCCCACTTAATGGAGAAGGAACTGGATGAACTGAAGAGTGTCGGCCGgaggaggaaatga
- the TOMM22 gene encoding mitochondrial import receptor subunit TOM22 homolog, whose protein sequence is MAAAAAVAGPAAPLPPDELLPKGDAEKTEEELEEEDDDELDETLSERLWGLTEMFPERIRSAAGATFDLSLFVAQKMYRFSRAALWIGTTSFMILVLPVVFETEKLQMEQQQQLQQRQILLGPNTGLSGGMPGALPSLPGKI, encoded by the exons ATGGCCGCCGCCGCTGCAGTCGCGGGTCCTGCGGCGCCCCTGCCCCCGGACGAATTGCTTCCGAAAGGCGATGCCGAGAAGACTGAGGAAGAGCTGGAAGAGGAAGACGACGATGAG CTAGATGAGACCCTGTCGGAGAGACTCTGGGGTCTGACGGAGATGTTCCCGGAGAGGATACGGTCCGCGGCTGGAGCCACTTTTGATCTTTCGCTCTTTGTGGCTCAGAAAATGTACAG GTTTTCCAGGGCAGCCTTGTGGATCGGGACAACTTCCTTCATGATCCTGGTTCTTCCTGTTGTCTTTGAGACCGAGAAGTTGCAAATGGAGCAACAGCAGCAACTGCAGCAGCGGCAG ataCTTCTAGGGCCTAACACAGGGCTGTCAGGAGGAATGCCAGGGGCTCTACCTTCACTTCCTGGAAAGATCTAA
- the CBY1 gene encoding protein chibby homolog 1 isoform X1 has protein sequence MDKGALAFLLSKMPLFGNTFSPKKTPPRKSASLSNLHNLDRSTREVELGLDYGTPSMNLAGQSLKFENGQWIAETGISGGVDRREAQRLRRRNQQLEEENNLLRLKVDILLDMLSETTAESHLMEKELDELKSVGRRRK, from the exons ATG GACAAGGGAGCATTGGCCTTTCTTTTGTCAAAGATGCCTCTCTTTGGGAATACGTTCAGTCCAAAGAAGACACCCCCTCGGAAGTCTGCTTCTCTCTCCAACCTGCATAAT TTGGATCGCTCAACCCGGGAGGTGGAGCTGGGCCTTGACTATGGAACCCCCAGTATGAACCTGGCGGGGCAAAGCCTGAAGTTTGAAAATGGCCAGTGGATAGCAG AGACAGGGATTAGTGGAGGTGTGGACCGCAGGGAGGCTCAGCGCCTGCGGAGGCGAAACCAGCAGTTGGAGGAAGAGAACAATCTCCTGCGGCTGAAAGTGGACATCCTGCTGGACATG CTCTCTGAGACCACTGCCGAATCCCACTTAATGGAGAAGGAACTGGATGAACTGAAGAGTGTCGGCCGgaggaggaaatga
- the JOSD1 gene encoding josephin-1 — MSCVPWKGDKAKSESLELPQAAPPQIYHEKQRRELCALHALNNVFQDSNAFTRETLQEIFQRLSPNTMVTPHKKSMLGNGNYDVNVIMAALQTKGYEAVWWDKRRDVSAIALTHVMGFIMNLPSSLCWGPLKLPLKRQHWICVREVGGAYYNLDSKLKMPEWIGGESELRKFLKHHLRGKNCELLLVVPEEVEAHQSWRADV, encoded by the exons ATGAGCTGCGTGCCATGGAAAGGAGacaaggccaaatctgaatcatTGGAGCTGCCCCAGGCAGCACCCCCACAAATTTACCATGAGAAACAGCGTAGGGAGCTTTGTGCCCTGCATGCCCTCAATAACGTCTTCCAGGACAGCAATGCCTTCACCCGGGAAACGCTGCAAGAGATTTTCCAGAG GTTGTCTCCGAATACCATGGTGACCCCCCACAAGAAGAGCATGCTGGGAAATGGGAACTACGACGTGAACGTCATTATGGCAGCACTTCAAACCAAAGGCTATGAAGCTGTTTGGTGGGACAAGCGCAG GGATGTCAGTGCCATTGCTCTCACTCACGTCATGGGCTTCATCATGAACCTGCCTTCCAGCCTGTGCTGGGGGCCCCTGAAGTTGCCTCTCAAAAGGCAGCACTGGATCTGTGTTCGAGAGGTGGGCGGTGCCTACTACAACCTTGACTCCAAACTGAAGATGCCGGAGTGGATTGGTGGCGAGAGCGAGCTCAG GAAATTTCTAAAACATCATTTGCGAGGAAAGAACTGTGAACTCCTGCTGGTGGTACCAGAAGAGGTAGAGGCCCATCAGAGTTGGAGGGCCGATGTGTAA